GTGTCCGGTTGCCCGCACCGGGCTCGGTTTTTCACCCCGGCGGTTGATGCAGAAGGCGGGGACCGAAGATGCACCATTAAAGACCAGGGCTCTTTACGCCTGTCTGGGATGCGATTTGTGTAAAACGGTTTGTCCTTCAGGAAAGAGCATCGCCGAAGAGATATTGCGGTTGCGGGTGATTGCCTTTCAGCAGGGTACGCAGCCTGTAATGGCACACGATGGGGTTGTGCAAACGCTTATCCGGATGATGGCAAAAACAACTTTGCCCCAGAACCGAAGGGAATGGATTAGTTCAGACCTGCGGGTTGCTGATAGAGGGGAAATTGCCCTCTGGACCGGATGCGCGCCTTACTTTGATGTCCTGTTTAAGGAGATGGAAGTGAATCAGGTGGGCACATTGCGCAATGCGGTGCGGATTATGAACCGGCTCGGGATTGAGCCGGTAATTCTGGCGGATGAGCGGTGCTGTGGCCACGATTTGCTATGGCTGGGCGATGTCCGCACCGTAAAGAAACTTGCGCGGCACAATTTAACTCAATTGCAGGATGCCGGGGTAAAAGAGGTTGTTTTTCTGTGTCCGGAATGTTTGCGGACATTCAAACTGGACTACCCGCGACTTGCCGGAACACAGGGTGCGGAGTTGAAATTAAAGCATATCAGTGAGTTTCTTTTTGAACACGGGTTTAAGCCTGCTGGTAATGGAACGCAGATACGGGTAACCTATCATGACCCGTGCCGGTTGAGCCGACATCTTGGGGTCGAAGATGCTCCGCGCCAGTTGATTGGTCAGGTCAATGGGGTTGAGTTGGTTGAGATGGCGCACAATCGCAGCGAGGGTTTGTGTTGTGGTGGGACATCGTGGCTGGAGTGCGGGGCGGCAGTGAAATTGCTGCAAGACCGACGCCTGCAGGAGTGGCAGGCGGTAAAGGCGGAAACTCTCATTACCGGCTGCGGCAAGTGTGAAATTCATCTGCGCTGCGCCCAGATGAGTCGGGGAAATAATAATAAGGCGCAAAAGATTGTTAATCTGATTGATTTTTTTGCAGATAAGGAGTAGAATAGCACGATGAGCCAAGAGACGCGAATCGGCGTGTTTGTCTGCCGCTGCGGCACCAACATCGCCGGCACCGTCAATGTCGAAGCGGTTGCAGATTACGCCCGAACCTTACCCGATGTGGTTTATGCGGTAACCAGCCTTTACAACTGCTCGGAACCAGGACAGAAGGAGATTCAAAAGGCGATTACCGAGTATAAACTCAACCGGGTGGTGGTGGCGGCATGTACACCACGGATGCACGAACCCACTTTTCGTGCCTGTGTGGCACAGGCGGGATTGAACCCCTTTCTGATGGAGATGGTGAACATCCGCGAGGGGTGTTCCTGGGTTCACGCCCTGGAGCCGAAGCGGGCAACGAAAAAGGCGTGCCATCTTGTCCGGATGGCGGTGGCAAAAGCCCGGGCGCTGAAACCGCTCAACCCGCGCCGTTTTCCCTTAAAGGATGCGGTGCTGGTGATTGGCGGCGGTGTTGCCGGTATTCAGGCGAGCCTTGACCTGGCAGATGCGGGTCATCAGGTGTATCTGGTGGAGCGTCAGCCTTCGCTCGGGGGGTTGATGGCGCAGTTGCACAAAACCTATCCGACGATGGACTGTGCGATATGAATACTGGCGCCCAAGATGGCGGATGTCGGTCGGCATCCGAAAATCAAACTCCTGACCCTTGCCGAGGTTAAGGAAGTTGCGGGTCATGTTGGTGACTTTAAGGTAACAGTTCGGCAGAAAGCACGATTTGTTGATGAGCGGGAGTGCACCGCGTGTGGTGATTGCGCCAAGGTTTGCCCGCAACTGGTGCCGGACGAGTTTAACTTAGGGCTGGCGCTAAGGAAGGCGATTTATCAGCCGTTCCCGCAGGCGATTCCGGCGGCATATGTACTTAATCCTGCTGACTGTCTGGGCTTAAATCCAATTGCCTGCGGCAAATGTGCGCAGGCGTGCGAAAAGAAGTGCATCGATTTGAACGCTCAGGATAAAGAGTTGACCTTTGAGGTGGGTGCAATCATCGTTGCCACCGGTATGGAGCCGTTTGACCCATTGTCTCGTACCGAGTTTGGCTATGGCAGGGCAACAAATGTGATTACGGCAATGGAGTTTGAGCGGCTGGCATCGTCTGGCGGACCAACAGGCGGTGAACTCATCCGGTTCAGTGACCGCCGGCGCCCGAACAGTATTGCCTTTATTCAGTGTGTCGGCTCGCGCTGTGCGCAACAGGGCACGCCCTACTGCAGTAACATCTGCTGTATGAACACGATTAAAGACAGTCTGGTGCTCAAGGAGCATTACCCGGATATGGATATCAAGGTTTTCTACATTGACCTGCGTGCCTTCAGCAAAGGGTTTGAGGAGATGCTGTGGCGTTCCAAGCGGCTTGGCGTCAAGTACATCCGCGGGATTCCAGGGGAAGTGGTTGAGGACAAGGAGACCGGGAATTTAAAACTTTATGTGGAAAACACCGAAACCGGCAAGGTTGAGGAACATATTGCAGAAATGGTAGTCCTGGCGACCGGAGTCAAACCCAGGGTTGAGACCAAACCGATTCAGCAACTGATGTCGTTACAACTTCACCCTGAAGGTTTCCTGCTTGAGGCACATCCCAAACTGCAACCGGTTGATTCGCCCGTGCGCGGGGTTTTTTATGCCGGTTGTGCGGAAGGACCAAAGGATGTCAAGGATTCGGTGACACAGGCAAGTGCCGCAGCAGGGCGGGCAGCGCGGCTTCTGGCACAGGGGTCCCTCGCAGCAGAACCAAATACGGTTGAGGTCATTACTGACAGGTGCCGTGCCTGCGGTATGTGCGCGCCGGTCTGTACATTCAAGGCGGTGGAGTGGCAGCGCGGTGCGCCGGCAAAGGCGATTGATGCGGTCTGTGCCGGTTGTGGCAACTGTGCTGCCGAGTGCCGGTTTGAGGCGATTGAGGCGCATCAGTTCACGGACGAACAGATTTTCGCCCAGATTGAGGCGGCGCTGGCAGAAGAGCCCGAGTCGAAAGCGATTGTGTTTGCCTGCCACTGGTGCTCCTATGCGGCAGCGGATACGGTTGGACTGGGCCGGTCTCAATACCCACCAACTCAGGTTTTAATTCGGACGATGTGCAGCGCCCGGGTTGCCGAAAAGTTTGTGCTCAAGGCGTTTGAGCTCGGGGCACCGGTTGTTCTTGTCTCCGGCTGTCACTATGCGGACTGTCACTACCTCAATGCCAATCGGCAAACCCAGCGCCGGGTTGAAAAACTGTGGGACAAACTTGAGGCATGGGGAATCAGACCGGAAAGGTTGCAACTGGAATGGATTTCCGCGGCACAGGCGCCCCGGTTTGTCAAGACTATGGAGGAATTGGAACGGCTCCGGGCAACGGTGACACGAGAAGAGATTGAACAGACAAAGCAGATTCTTGCCAACCCGCCCAAGGTAGCCTTACGGGTTGAGCCCAAGACCGCGGGCGAAATGCCGTTTGTCTGCCTGCGCTGTGGCAAAGAGTCAAAACATCACTGGATACCAAATCAGCCGCAAGAGCGCTCCTGTCCCCATTGCGAAAGCAACAGCCTTCGGTTGCTGTTAATCCATTAACCGCGTCGTTTCATCCTGCTTTTGACAATTTAGAAAACCCATCTTATATTTTCTTGCTTGCGGGCAGCTTAAAATGAAAGGAGTTAATATGAAGGGCAATAAGATAGCCGCAGTCTTTTTGGCGCTCCTTATCCTTGGTTGTAGCAAAGCACCGCATAAGGTGGAAAATAAGGTGGTGGTCACCAAAACCCAAACAACCGAATCCTTACCTGATATCCCCCCAGAACTTAAATATCCTAATGCCAGTGTACTTAACTTTTCCGCCTCAGAAGACGAAAACGGATTTAGCCAGTTTTATATCTTCCGGACAACAGATTCCTTGCCCGTTGTCAAGAAATTTTATGATGAGCGTGTAGAAAACCTGTTTCAGGATGTTGAGTGCAGCAGTTCATTTTCTGACCAGGTAATAGTGAACAGTTATCGGAAAATGAAAGAAGATGAAAAGGTGACTGAAGGGTTGCAATGCATCCTGGTCAAAGAGAAAGATGGTACCCTCGGCACCTTGATATACTGGCAGCGGCAGGACAAAAAGGCTGAACTGTAAAGTAAGAAAGTACTATCTTAACGGGAATAATATAGTAACGACAACGCCCTATAGTAATTTTGCTATCCGTTTTCGGTAACTGTCGGCGAATGCTACCAGGCAAAGATTTTCGTTTATTTGTCAAGCCGCAGGGGGGATTACTCCCTATCTCGCTACCCTTGTTTTGCCTTTCGGTTTGAGCGACACGGTAAACTGTCAGGGTTTAAATGATAGATTCAGGGATATTCAGGCAGCGTTTTTCTTTAGGATTCCTAATGATGACATTATCGCCTTTCTTTTCCATATTTCAATTTTCCTTGACATTAGGATAAGTTTTTGTAATATGCGGCAAATTTTGTGGTATGATACCTACCATAGCCGTTAAATGTCGTCTATCAGCAAGGCGTAGTCAGATAGAAAATTTTGCGTTAGTCAATTTAGAGTTCTGCCCGAATGGGCAGGCACTTGTTCTGATATACGCAGGGTATCGGACAGGGCGTTACAGAGAAGAGCCTGCACGGCAGCATATACCGGCAAGTTTTAGCCTCGTGATTGAGGCTATTTAAAAAGGAGGAGTGGTTATGAGGAAATGGCATAGTCATTTCCCGGTCGGTGTGATTGTGTTTGCCACACTACTGTCGCTAACCTGCCAGCCACCAGCCAACAATCCGCCTACCACACCAGCAACCCCTTCTGGACCAACAACCGGTCAGGTTGGAGTTGCTTACGATTTTAGCAGTTCAAGCACTGACCCGGATGAAGATGGTGTGGCAATCAGGTTTGACTGGGGTAACGGTGTTGTCTCAAACTGGAGTTCGTTTGTTACATCAGGTCAACAGGTGACGATTAGTTATTCATATCAAACCGCTGGTACCTTTAATGTTAGGGCGCAGGCAATGGATGATGACGGCGATACTTCTGACTGGTCAGCCGCACATCAAATTACAATCTCCGCTGGTAGTACCAACAATCCGCCCAACACACCAGCAACCCCTTCAGGACCGGCAACCGGTGAGGTCGGGGTTTCTTACGATTTTGTCAGTTCCAGCACCGACCCGGATGGAGATAGTGTTTCAATCAGGTTTGACTGGGGTGATGGCAATATTTCTAATTGGAGTTCCTATGTCGCAAGTGGGGCTAATGTAACAGCGTCTCATTCCTACTTATCTGTAGGTACTTATAATGTGAAGGCACAGGCAAAGGATATTCACGGCGACACATCCGCCTGGTCTGGTGGACACCAGATAACAATCCAGGCACCGGTTAACAATCCGCCCAATACACCGGCGATTCCTTCAGGACCGGCAACCGGTGAGGTCGGGGTTTCTTACGATTTTGTCAGTTCCAGTACCGACCCGGATGGAGATAGTGTTTCCATCAGGTTTGACTGGGGTAATGGTGTTGTCTCAAACTGGAGTTCGTTTGTTACATCAGGTCAACAGGTGACGATGAGTTACTCCTATCAGACTGCCGGCACCTATTATGTGAAGGCACAGGCAAAGGATGTGCACGGCGACACATCCGCCTGGTCGGGTGGACACCAGATTACCATTTCCAGTGGTGGATATCCGAATCAGATTGTAGCAACAGTTTCGGTTGACCCGAGCCCGGAGGGCTTGGACGCACTGCCCAGTGGCGAATATGTGTATGTAGCAAATTTATACAGTGACGAAGTGTCGGTGATTCGGACTTCGGACAATACGGTTGTTGCAACGGTTGCAGTGGGAGACGGTCCGTACGATGTGGCGGCACTACCCAACGGCGAGTATGTTTATGTGGCGAACTACAACAGCGACAATGTTTCGGTGATTCGGACATCGGACAATACGGTTGTCGCAACGGTTTCGGTCGGTAATGAGCCATACAGTTTAGCAGCATCACCCAATAGCAACTATGTGTATGTGACAAATTTGGGTAGCGACAATGTTTCGGTGATTCGGACATCAGACAATACAGTTGTCGCAACAGTTGGCGCTGGTAGCGACCCGTACGATGTGGCGGTATTGCCCAATGGTGCGTATGTTTATGTGGCAAATTACACAAGCAACAATGTTTCGGTGATTCGTACTTCGGACCATACCG
The nucleotide sequence above comes from candidate division WOR-3 bacterium. Encoded proteins:
- a CDS encoding hydrogenase iron-sulfur subunit, coding for MSQETRIGVFVCRCGTNIAGTVNVEAVADYARTLPDVVYAVTSLYNCSEPGQKEIQKAITEYKLNRVVVAACTPRMHEPTFRACVAQAGLNPFLMEMVNIREGCSWVHALEPKRATKKACHLVRMAVAKARALKPLNPRRFPLKDAVLVIGGGVAGIQASLDLADAGHQVYLVERQPSLGGLMAQLHKTYPTMDCAIUILAPKMADVGRHPKIKLLTLAEVKEVAGHVGDFKVTVRQKARFVDERECTACGDCAKVCPQLVPDEFNLGLALRKAIYQPFPQAIPAAYVLNPADCLGLNPIACGKCAQACEKKCIDLNAQDKELTFEVGAIIVATGMEPFDPLSRTEFGYGRATNVITAMEFERLASSGGPTGGELIRFSDRRRPNSIAFIQCVGSRCAQQGTPYCSNICCMNTIKDSLVLKEHYPDMDIKVFYIDLRAFSKGFEEMLWRSKRLGVKYIRGIPGEVVEDKETGNLKLYVENTETGKVEEHIAEMVVLATGVKPRVETKPIQQLMSLQLHPEGFLLEAHPKLQPVDSPVRGVFYAGCAEGPKDVKDSVTQASAAAGRAARLLAQGSLAAEPNTVEVITDRCRACGMCAPVCTFKAVEWQRGAPAKAIDAVCAGCGNCAAECRFEAIEAHQFTDEQIFAQIEAALAEEPESKAIVFACHWCSYAAADTVGLGRSQYPPTQVLIRTMCSARVAEKFVLKAFELGAPVVLVSGCHYADCHYLNANRQTQRRVEKLWDKLEAWGIRPERLQLEWISAAQAPRFVKTMEELERLRATVTREEIEQTKQILANPPKVALRVEPKTAGEMPFVCLRCGKESKHHWIPNQPQERSCPHCESNSLRLLLIH
- a CDS encoding hydrogenase iron-sulfur subunit; the encoded protein is MSRSLPPIRNFAFVCERVSVLVPEEVLVKNGFGYRTVNCIGQVGTGSILQAFEYGADQVVLLGCPEQECRHGIGAQNARKQVETSRQLLNLMGFNPEAVRFVPVSERSEHDDLFSVRLASNRSSGQKVAVGIEPENDDNFAPAGTKRQTDFVCIECGRCSGVCPVARTGLGFSPRRLMQKAGTEDAPLKTRALYACLGCDLCKTVCPSGKSIAEEILRLRVIAFQQGTQPVMAHDGVVQTLIRMMAKTTLPQNRREWISSDLRVADRGEIALWTGCAPYFDVLFKEMEVNQVGTLRNAVRIMNRLGIEPVILADERCCGHDLLWLGDVRTVKKLARHNLTQLQDAGVKEVVFLCPECLRTFKLDYPRLAGTQGAELKLKHISEFLFEHGFKPAGNGTQIRVTYHDPCRLSRHLGVEDAPRQLIGQVNGVELVEMAHNRSEGLCCGGTSWLECGAAVKLLQDRRLQEWQAVKAETLITGCGKCEIHLRCAQMSRGNNNKAQKIVNLIDFFADKE
- a CDS encoding beta-propeller fold lactonase family protein — protein: MRKWHSHFPVGVIVFATLLSLTCQPPANNPPTTPATPSGPTTGQVGVAYDFSSSSTDPDEDGVAIRFDWGNGVVSNWSSFVTSGQQVTISYSYQTAGTFNVRAQAMDDDGDTSDWSAAHQITISAGSTNNPPNTPATPSGPATGEVGVSYDFVSSSTDPDGDSVSIRFDWGDGNISNWSSYVASGANVTASHSYLSVGTYNVKAQAKDIHGDTSAWSGGHQITIQAPVNNPPNTPAIPSGPATGEVGVSYDFVSSSTDPDGDSVSIRFDWGNGVVSNWSSFVTSGQQVTMSYSYQTAGTYYVKAQAKDVHGDTSAWSGGHQITISSGGYPNQIVATVSVDPSPEGLDALPSGEYVYVANLYSDEVSVIRTSDNTVVATVAVGDGPYDVAALPNGEYVYVANYNSDNVSVIRTSDNTVVATVSVGNEPYSLAASPNSNYVYVTNLGSDNVSVIRTSDNTVVATVGAGSDPYDVAVLPNGAYVYVANYTSNNVSVIRTSDHTVVATVAVGGGPRGLAALPNGEYVYVANNNLARVSVIRTSDNTVVATVSVGTRPLGVAVLPNGQYVYVANRDDDAVSVIRTSTNTVVETVTVGDQPVGVAVLPNGNFVYVSNYGTNDVTVLGQ